In Caproiciproducens sp. NJN-50, the following are encoded in one genomic region:
- a CDS encoding sigma-70 family RNA polymerase sigma factor, whose amino-acid sequence MAKYRRKTNYRDKYPDVSKEIIEVLEKSDRLMEYQQYDIKVERCRIDYGSGTVTYIPSREDSYERLLEENRQFVTEIESVEDAAIKTVLIGKMLACLKHLAPEEQELITALFFMDKSERQLSRETGIAQRTIHDRKVKILAELKKLMGK is encoded by the coding sequence ATGGCAAAGTATCGGAGAAAAACAAATTACCGGGATAAATATCCCGATGTAAGCAAAGAAATTATCGAGGTTCTGGAGAAAAGCGACCGCCTGATGGAATACCAGCAGTACGACATCAAAGTCGAACGGTGCAGGATTGATTATGGCAGTGGGACCGTTACATACATTCCAAGCCGGGAGGACTCCTACGAGCGGCTTCTGGAGGAAAACAGACAGTTTGTCACCGAGATTGAAAGTGTTGAGGATGCCGCGATCAAGACGGTGCTGATCGGGAAAATGCTGGCCTGCCTCAAACATCTCGCCCCGGAAGAACAGGAGTTGATCACGGCTCTCTTTTTTATGGATAAGAGCGAGCGCCAGCTATCCAGAGAAACCGGGATCGCGCAGCGGACAATTCACGATAGAAAGGTAAAAATCCTGGCGGAATTAAAAAAACTTATGGGAAAATAA
- a CDS encoding ArsR/SmtB family transcription factor has protein sequence MRYSHAEYAPVFKALSDETRLKIVEMLSCGEMCACDILESFKITQPTLSYHMKILTDCGLVNGRREGAWMRYTINVKKVSAIKKFWDGITSEHRDCICNNVEEAGKCES, from the coding sequence ATGAGATATTCCCACGCGGAATATGCCCCGGTGTTTAAGGCGCTGTCCGACGAAACGCGGCTGAAGATCGTCGAGATGCTTTCCTGCGGCGAAATGTGCGCCTGTGACATACTGGAATCCTTCAAGATCACGCAGCCTACTCTTTCCTACCACATGAAGATCCTGACGGATTGCGGCCTTGTGAACGGCAGGCGCGAAGGAGCTTGGATGAGGTATACAATCAACGTCAAAAAGGTTTCCGCCATAAAAAAATTCTGGGACGGAATCACATCGGAACATCGGGATTGTATCTGTAATAATGTCGAGGAGGCAGGAAAATGCGAATCATAA
- the arsA gene encoding arsenical pump-driving ATPase, which yields MENFNPQLIRLTKYLFYTGKGGVGKTSAACATAVTLADKGKKVLLISTDPASNLQDVFHTELTNKGVAIKEVPNLVVSNLDPIQAAAEYRESVIGPYRGKLPDAVIKNMEEQLSGSCTVEIAAFNEFSKFITDETVRKDYDHILFDTAPTGHTLRMLQLPSAWSNFISENTHGASCLGQLSGLESKKEVYKEAVRTLSDGKQTTLILVSRPEEAPLKEAERASRELAEIGINNQTLVINGVLTSYDDSVSESLYRKQQDALHDIPQGLKKLTAYRIPLRAYNITGIDNVRAFLTQDQDQYKIRDEKVRAKSIPHLEDVIDDLYRTNKKVIFTMGKGGVGKTTVAAAIALGLSKRGRKVHLTTTDPAGHLKSVISEASGITMSHIDEQAELKKYQEEVLSKAKKTMSADDIAYIEEDLRSPCTQEIAVFRAFAEVVEKAEDQTVVIDTAPTGHTLLLLDSTQSYNQEIKRSQGEIPESARKLLPRLRNSDETEVIIVTLAEDTPVYEALRLEEDLKRASIETKWWVINSSFYRTGTTNQILSAKVSNEIEWINKVDEHSKGNFAVIAWSAEEIEGDKLLTI from the coding sequence ATGGAGAATTTTAATCCACAATTAATTAGGTTGACGAAATATTTGTTTTACACGGGAAAGGGTGGAGTCGGAAAAACATCGGCAGCATGCGCCACGGCCGTCACCCTTGCAGACAAAGGGAAAAAGGTGCTTTTAATCAGTACGGACCCCGCCTCAAATTTGCAGGACGTTTTCCATACGGAGCTTACGAACAAAGGGGTAGCGATTAAAGAAGTTCCAAATTTGGTTGTTTCCAACCTTGATCCCATACAGGCAGCAGCAGAATACAGGGAAAGTGTCATCGGCCCCTATCGCGGCAAGCTGCCTGATGCGGTGATTAAAAATATGGAGGAACAGCTTTCCGGTTCGTGTACGGTCGAGATTGCAGCTTTCAATGAGTTTTCAAAATTCATCACAGATGAAACGGTGCGGAAAGACTATGATCATATCTTGTTCGATACCGCTCCGACAGGGCATACGCTTCGAATGCTGCAACTGCCGTCCGCTTGGAGCAATTTCATCAGTGAAAATACGCATGGAGCTTCCTGTTTAGGTCAGCTTTCGGGATTGGAAAGTAAAAAAGAAGTTTATAAAGAAGCCGTCAGAACCTTGTCCGACGGGAAGCAGACGACGCTGATTCTTGTTTCGCGTCCGGAAGAAGCACCTTTGAAAGAAGCGGAACGGGCATCCAGGGAACTGGCGGAGATCGGTATCAACAATCAGACACTGGTGATCAACGGCGTGCTGACTTCCTACGACGACAGCGTTTCCGAGAGCCTGTATCGGAAACAGCAAGACGCGCTTCATGACATCCCGCAAGGCTTGAAAAAACTGACCGCATACCGGATTCCGCTGCGGGCTTATAACATCACCGGAATTGACAATGTCAGGGCTTTTCTGACCCAGGATCAGGATCAGTATAAGATCCGCGATGAAAAAGTCAGGGCTAAATCGATTCCTCATCTGGAAGATGTCATTGACGATCTGTATCGCACAAATAAAAAGGTCATCTTTACCATGGGGAAAGGCGGTGTCGGGAAAACCACCGTTGCGGCCGCAATTGCACTGGGCCTTTCAAAAAGAGGAAGGAAAGTTCATCTGACTACGACGGACCCGGCCGGGCACCTGAAATCCGTAATCAGCGAGGCCAGCGGCATCACCATGAGCCATATTGATGAACAAGCCGAACTGAAAAAATATCAGGAAGAAGTGCTTTCCAAGGCAAAGAAAACCATGTCCGCTGATGATATCGCTTATATCGAGGAGGATTTACGTTCTCCCTGTACGCAGGAAATTGCGGTATTCCGGGCTTTTGCCGAAGTTGTAGAGAAAGCGGAAGACCAGACCGTCGTGATCGATACCGCTCCGACAGGGCATACCCTTTTGCTGCTGGATTCCACACAAAGCTACAATCAGGAGATCAAACGCTCCCAGGGCGAAATCCCCGAATCCGCACGGAAGCTTCTGCCGCGCCTCCGCAATTCTGATGAAACCGAGGTCATTATTGTGACTTTGGCTGAGGATACGCCCGTCTATGAAGCACTGCGCCTGGAGGAAGATTTAAAGCGCGCCAGCATCGAAACAAAATGGTGGGTAATCAATTCGTCTTTCTACCGGACCGGTACAACGAATCAAATACTTTCCGCAAAGGTGAGCAACGAAATCGAGTGGATCAACAAGGTGGATGAACATTCCAAGGGAAATTTTGCGGTAATTGCATGGAGCGCTGAGGAAATCGAAGGAGATAAACTGCTGACAATATAA
- a CDS encoding MarR family winged helix-turn-helix transcriptional regulator codes for MIDQGSAILRELIRVLVRNLGILEKGDASCCGVTITQCHAIVEIGRKEKISLVDLADLLGVDKSTMSRTVNNLVEADLAVRELDAENRRYVTIQLTEKGKDVFRNIEKSMESYYKGIFGSIPEDKRSQVLESLKLLADAAQRNKCC; via the coding sequence ATGATTGACCAAGGGAGCGCAATCCTGAGAGAGCTGATCCGGGTGCTTGTAAGGAACTTAGGCATCCTGGAAAAAGGCGATGCCTCTTGCTGCGGCGTTACGATCACGCAATGTCACGCCATTGTCGAAATTGGCCGGAAAGAAAAAATATCACTGGTGGACCTTGCCGACTTATTGGGCGTGGACAAAAGTACCATGAGCCGGACTGTCAATAACCTTGTGGAAGCGGATTTAGCGGTGCGGGAACTGGATGCTGAAAACAGGAGATATGTTACAATTCAGTTGACAGAAAAGGGCAAAGATGTATTCCGGAATATTGAAAAAAGCATGGAGAGCTACTACAAAGGGATATTCGGTTCCATTCCAGAGGATAAAAGAAGTCAGGTGCTGGAAAGCTTGAAGCTCCTGGCGGACGCGGCGCAACGCAACAAATGCTGTTAA
- the arsD gene encoding arsenite efflux transporter metallochaperone ArsD, producing MKKMQIFEPAMCCSTGLCGVGVDPELLRISTALNTLKKNGINVERFNLSNAPQQFVNNKAVNHFINTKGVEGLPVTVLDGEIVIAGRYPTNEEFANLLGVPETLFGGKPKAVKVTPRRSGGCGCSGGKCC from the coding sequence ATGAAAAAAATGCAAATCTTTGAACCTGCCATGTGCTGTTCGACTGGCCTTTGCGGAGTTGGAGTGGACCCCGAACTTCTCAGGATTTCGACTGCCCTGAATACACTCAAGAAAAACGGGATCAATGTTGAACGGTTCAATCTGTCAAATGCTCCGCAGCAGTTCGTAAACAACAAGGCAGTCAATCACTTTATCAACACAAAGGGCGTTGAAGGGCTGCCCGTCACTGTCTTGGATGGAGAAATCGTGATTGCAGGCCGGTATCCGACCAATGAAGAATTTGCCAACCTGCTCGGCGTTCCGGAAACTCTGTTCGGCGGAAAGCCGAAGGCCGTTAAAGTTACTCCGAGAAGGTCAGGCGGATGCGGCTGCTCGGGAGGAAAGTGCTGCTGA
- a CDS encoding recombinase family protein translates to MGLKKRAWLYCRIDAPEDAHGMLKGQKKELYDYADQLGFIIVGCSEDLGSGLKYNRPGLIAVERAAEQDRMDVLLVKQLSRLGRDSAQTLDFLRKLEQSGIKLYSPLEGEIRLFRDINAIHELTMGME, encoded by the coding sequence ATGGGACTGAAAAAAAGAGCTTGGCTGTACTGCCGCATTGACGCGCCGGAGGATGCCCACGGCATGCTGAAAGGTCAGAAAAAAGAGCTCTATGACTATGCGGATCAGCTGGGATTCATCATTGTTGGCTGTTCCGAAGATTTGGGAAGCGGCCTGAAATATAATCGCCCCGGCCTGATTGCAGTCGAACGTGCCGCTGAACAAGACAGAATGGATGTCTTGTTGGTAAAACAACTAAGCCGCCTCGGGAGAGATTCGGCACAAACGCTGGATTTTCTCCGGAAGCTGGAGCAGTCGGGCATAAAGCTCTATTCACCGCTGGAAGGAGAAATCAGATTGTTCAGAGATATCAATGCAATCCATGAGCTCACCATGGGCATGGAATAG
- a CDS encoding FAD-dependent oxidoreductase — protein sequence MRIIIIGAVAAGTSAAAKARRNSESAEIVVYDKDSFISYSGCGMPYYIGGEVENADELTPRDPAFFKSKYNVDILIRHEVLSINPDQKVLKVKNLTTGEVFSDSYDKLVIATGAQAVVPPIKGADGRHVFTLRNINDMNRIKVYIDENRPKRAAIIGTGFIGLEVCENLKKLGLEATLLEKLPQVTPGLDSDMAVYVRDHIEKNGVPVLTAVSVVEITESGVILSDGKEIPADLVLISAGVRPNTVLAKAAGIELGVSGAIRVNTKMQTSQPDIYACGDCIEQFHTVTGKPVYRPLGSTANKTGRIAGDSLTGGSLEFRGILGTGIFRIFGMTVAQTGLSEREALALGYQTAVCHNIKPNRPEYMGGREMVIKGIADRVSGRLLGAQIVGYEGVDKRIDVFVTAITFKAKVEDLFHLDLAYAPPFSTTKDPVMYTGMILDNAIHRGRPLITAQELDTLVQSGKPYTLIDARAAAQYEQGHIETAKSIPHAKVRATAESLDRDVITVTYCNKGVTGNAAQNILINDGFRKVYNLSGGHKHYCKMHSEK from the coding sequence ATGCGAATCATAATCATAGGTGCGGTTGCCGCCGGAACTTCTGCGGCGGCAAAAGCGAGAAGGAACAGCGAAAGCGCCGAAATCGTCGTCTATGACAAAGACAGCTTTATTTCTTATTCCGGCTGTGGTATGCCCTATTACATCGGCGGCGAAGTCGAAAACGCAGACGAACTCACCCCACGCGATCCCGCGTTTTTCAAAAGTAAATACAATGTGGATATTTTGATCCGTCATGAAGTGCTCTCGATTAACCCCGATCAAAAGGTTCTGAAAGTCAAAAACCTTACCACCGGAGAGGTGTTTTCCGATTCGTATGACAAGCTGGTGATCGCAACCGGCGCGCAGGCGGTTGTTCCGCCGATCAAGGGCGCGGACGGACGACATGTCTTTACCCTGCGCAATATCAACGACATGAACCGCATCAAGGTTTATATCGATGAAAACCGTCCGAAGCGTGCGGCGATCATCGGGACGGGCTTCATTGGGCTGGAAGTGTGTGAAAATCTGAAAAAGCTCGGCCTGGAGGCGACCCTGCTGGAAAAATTACCGCAGGTGACGCCGGGGCTCGACAGCGATATGGCCGTCTATGTACGGGACCATATCGAAAAGAACGGCGTTCCCGTCCTGACGGCCGTTTCTGTCGTGGAGATCACGGAAAGCGGTGTCATCCTATCGGACGGCAAAGAGATTCCCGCGGATCTGGTCCTGATCTCCGCCGGGGTCCGCCCCAACACAGTGTTGGCGAAGGCGGCGGGGATTGAACTCGGTGTTTCCGGTGCGATCCGTGTGAACACGAAGATGCAAACCAGCCAGCCGGACATCTATGCCTGCGGCGACTGCATCGAGCAGTTTCATACGGTGACGGGGAAACCGGTTTACCGGCCGCTGGGTTCTACGGCTAACAAGACCGGCAGAATCGCCGGAGACAGCTTGACGGGCGGAAGCCTGGAATTCAGGGGCATTCTCGGGACGGGAATCTTCCGAATTTTCGGTATGACGGTGGCACAGACGGGCCTTTCCGAACGTGAAGCGCTTGCTTTGGGCTATCAAACTGCGGTGTGCCACAACATCAAGCCCAACAGGCCGGAATACATGGGCGGCCGGGAAATGGTCATCAAGGGAATCGCCGACCGCGTGAGCGGCAGACTCCTGGGTGCCCAGATTGTCGGGTATGAGGGCGTGGACAAGAGAATCGACGTGTTTGTGACAGCGATCACCTTCAAGGCGAAAGTGGAAGATCTTTTCCATCTCGATCTGGCCTATGCCCCACCGTTTTCCACCACAAAGGATCCGGTGATGTACACCGGCATGATCCTGGACAATGCCATTCACAGGGGCAGGCCGCTGATTACGGCGCAAGAGCTCGATACCCTGGTGCAGTCAGGGAAACCCTATACGTTGATCGACGCCAGAGCTGCCGCGCAATATGAACAGGGACATATCGAAACCGCGAAGAGCATCCCCCACGCCAAAGTAAGAGCCACGGCTGAGTCACTGGATCGGGACGTTATCACGGTTACCTACTGCAATAAGGGCGTGACCGGAAACGCAGCGCAGAACATCCTGATCAACGATGGATTTCGAAAAGTGTATAACCTCTCCGGAGGACATAAGCATTATTGTAAAATGCATTCAGAGAAATAA
- the arsB gene encoding ACR3 family arsenite efflux transporter — protein sequence MSDEKTQGIGFFEKYLTVWVLLCMAAGILISKFLPVIPAFLEKLQYAQQNIPIAILIWIMIYPMMLKINFQSIKNVGKHPLGILISSGSSWVIKPFLMLGLATLFLKIVFSAFIPADLAQNFVTGAVLLGTAPCTAMVFVWSNLAKGDPAHTLVQVSVNDLLILVLFVPLVSFLLGVNNVQIPWDTLIFSVVLFVVVPLVGGAVTRVTMIKKMGETAFNEKFVSKFDNVTTLGLLLTLIIIFSFQGNILLEKPLYVLMIAVPLILQNLISSTFTYLLCKWTKQPHNIAAPASLIAASDFFELSVAVAISLFGPNSPVVLACTVGVLTEVPVMLMLVRIITKTKDWYYKGWHSKPAVNN from the coding sequence ATGAGTGATGAAAAAACACAAGGCATTGGTTTCTTTGAGAAGTATCTGACGGTTTGGGTGCTTCTCTGTATGGCGGCAGGTATTCTGATCAGTAAATTCCTGCCGGTAATTCCTGCATTTCTGGAAAAACTTCAGTACGCGCAGCAGAATATTCCGATCGCGATTCTGATCTGGATCATGATTTATCCCATGATGCTGAAGATCAATTTCCAATCCATCAAAAACGTGGGAAAGCATCCCCTCGGTATCCTCATATCGAGCGGGAGCAGTTGGGTAATCAAACCTTTCCTGATGCTGGGGCTGGCAACTCTCTTTCTTAAAATAGTATTCAGCGCCTTTATCCCCGCCGACTTGGCACAAAATTTTGTTACAGGCGCGGTCCTGTTGGGGACGGCTCCCTGCACAGCGATGGTGTTTGTCTGGAGCAATCTTGCCAAAGGCGACCCGGCGCACACCCTTGTACAGGTTTCGGTCAATGATCTGCTGATTCTTGTCCTGTTTGTACCGCTGGTTTCCTTCCTGCTCGGCGTGAACAACGTTCAGATCCCTTGGGATACCCTTATTTTCTCAGTCGTGCTCTTTGTTGTAGTCCCTTTGGTCGGGGGTGCTGTTACACGAGTTACGATGATCAAAAAAATGGGAGAAACGGCTTTCAATGAAAAATTTGTTTCCAAGTTTGACAATGTAACGACGCTGGGCTTGTTGCTGACTTTGATCATTATTTTCTCATTTCAAGGCAACATCCTTCTGGAAAAACCGCTTTATGTCCTGATGATCGCCGTACCGCTGATCCTCCAGAATCTTATCTCCTCTACGTTTACCTATTTGCTGTGCAAATGGACAAAACAGCCGCACAATATAGCGGCGCCGGCATCCCTGATTGCCGCTTCCGACTTCTTTGAACTTTCAGTCGCGGTAGCAATCTCGCTGTTCGGCCCAAACTCGCCGGTCGTGCTGGCCTGCACCGTCGGCGTCCTTACGGAAGTCCCTGTGATGCTGATGCTTGTCAGAATCATTACGAAAACCAAAGACTGGTATTACAAAGGCTGGCATTCTAAACCTGCCGTTAACAACTAA
- a CDS encoding ArsR/SmtB family transcription factor, with translation MVEFFKALSEESRLRILSLLLEREMCVCEIEASLKMTQSNASRHLTALKNSGILDSFKKAQWTYYRINDRFKRDHAELWEYLQYHLRELPTYKIDLAEYQKCSGQKLCDTISPQQKH, from the coding sequence ATGGTTGAATTTTTCAAAGCCCTGTCGGAAGAAAGCCGACTGCGGATTCTTTCTTTGCTGCTTGAACGAGAGATGTGCGTGTGTGAAATTGAAGCATCCTTGAAAATGACACAGTCCAATGCTTCACGTCATCTGACCGCCTTAAAAAATAGCGGAATTCTTGACAGTTTCAAAAAAGCACAATGGACTTATTATCGAATCAACGACCGCTTCAAACGGGATCATGCTGAACTGTGGGAGTATCTCCAGTATCATTTGAGGGAACTTCCAACTTACAAAATTGATCTGGCAGAGTATCAAAAGTGTAGCGGCCAAAAGTTATGTGACACGATTTCTCCACAACAGAAACATTAA
- a CDS encoding GNAT family N-acetyltransferase, whose amino-acid sequence MDFTIEKMEPADWPQVSTIYSAGIKTGIATFQRDVPSWKEWDQSHLNSCRFVARFNDVILGWAALSPTSSRCVYAGVAEVSIYIDPEYKHQGIGTKLLKNLIQQSEKEGFWSLQAGIIKENTHSRELHQKCEFRELGFRERLGQMSNEKWHDVVLMERRSKAVG is encoded by the coding sequence ATGGACTTTACGATTGAGAAGATGGAACCGGCCGACTGGCCTCAGGTTTCTACCATCTATTCGGCAGGCATCAAAACCGGGATCGCAACTTTCCAAAGAGACGTTCCAAGCTGGAAGGAGTGGGATCAAAGCCATCTGAATTCCTGCCGTTTTGTTGCACGATTCAATGATGTGATTTTGGGATGGGCAGCTTTATCCCCAACCTCCAGCAGATGTGTCTATGCGGGAGTAGCCGAAGTCAGCATATACATCGATCCGGAATATAAACATCAGGGCATAGGAACTAAACTCCTGAAAAATTTAATTCAGCAGTCGGAAAAAGAAGGTTTCTGGTCTTTGCAAGCCGGAATCATCAAAGAAAATACCCACAGCCGAGAATTACATCAGAAATGCGAGTTTCGGGAGCTTGGCTTCAGAGAAAGATTAGGACAGATGTCAAATGAAAAATGGCATGACGTCGTTTTAATGGAGCGCAGAAGCAAAGCTGTTGGCTGA
- a CDS encoding C-GCAxxG-C-C family protein codes for MTLQKEVLATQAVDLFRNGLYCSEAILQVFNKELGLGLNDTAIKMATGFGAGLGASKCCCGSLTGAVMVLSAVKGRTSTEGNVDEVFSLTQELHNEFKKRYKATCCRVLTRSVKWGEPEHHQLFEQYVRGAVEILTDILERESKPAPVKSNG; via the coding sequence ATGACATTACAAAAAGAAGTGTTGGCCACCCAAGCCGTTGATCTATTCAGAAATGGGCTCTATTGTTCGGAAGCAATTCTTCAGGTTTTTAATAAGGAGCTTGGCCTGGGATTGAATGACACTGCCATAAAAATGGCAACCGGATTTGGCGCAGGTTTAGGTGCGTCGAAATGCTGCTGCGGCTCGCTGACAGGTGCAGTGATGGTTTTAAGCGCCGTGAAAGGCAGAACAAGTACAGAAGGCAATGTAGATGAGGTGTTTTCCTTAACTCAGGAATTGCATAATGAGTTTAAAAAAAGATATAAAGCTACCTGCTGCCGTGTGCTGACGAGATCAGTAAAATGGGGAGAACCGGAGCATCATCAGCTCTTTGAGCAATATGTCAGAGGTGCTGTAGAAATATTAACTGATATTTTAGAGAGGGAAAGTAAGCCAGCACCAGTAAAAAGCAATGGGTAA
- a CDS encoding IS5 family transposase, translating to MDKQMSLSGLNDELAQVRTKKKEFLAQIERIVPWDEWIVLIKPCYYKGERGNKPYPLELMLRLYLLQNLYNLSDEATVSEAIDSRAFSEFCGVDSSNQVPDGDTLGRFRNILVRNGLQEKLFTQVVSLLQTKGLLLKKGTIVDSTIISAPSSTKNREHQRDPEAHQVKKGNQWHFGYKAHIGADKDSGLVHTVKVTAANVHDVTMTSQLLTGEETVVYGDSGYLGAAKREDTPIKNNSGKHIRYKLNRRPSQMRESSTKSQAQLKRREHEKSSVRAKVEHVFAVVKGLFRYRKTRYRGLRKQTAKLNILFALANLILADRPCLAV from the coding sequence ATGGATAAGCAAATGAGTCTGTCCGGCCTGAATGATGAACTGGCTCAGGTGAGGACAAAGAAAAAAGAATTTCTTGCGCAGATAGAGCGCATTGTTCCGTGGGATGAATGGATTGTTCTGATCAAGCCGTGCTATTACAAAGGAGAGCGCGGTAACAAGCCCTATCCGTTGGAACTGATGCTGCGGCTATATCTGCTGCAAAACCTGTACAATCTGTCGGACGAGGCGACCGTTTCCGAAGCCATCGACAGCCGGGCCTTCTCAGAGTTTTGCGGTGTGGACTCCAGCAATCAGGTGCCGGACGGCGACACGCTGGGGCGATTTCGGAACATTCTGGTGCGCAACGGTCTTCAGGAAAAGTTGTTCACTCAGGTTGTGTCGCTGCTTCAGACCAAGGGATTGCTGCTGAAAAAAGGAACCATCGTGGATTCCACGATCATTTCAGCCCCGTCATCCACAAAGAACCGGGAGCATCAGCGAGATCCGGAAGCCCATCAGGTGAAGAAGGGGAATCAGTGGCACTTCGGGTACAAAGCGCACATTGGTGCCGACAAGGACAGCGGGCTGGTTCATACGGTTAAGGTAACAGCAGCCAATGTCCATGACGTTACCATGACGTCCCAACTGCTTACCGGCGAGGAAACAGTGGTATACGGAGACAGCGGTTATCTCGGAGCCGCAAAACGTGAAGATACCCCGATCAAAAACAATTCCGGCAAGCATATTCGGTACAAGCTTAACCGCCGTCCTTCGCAGATGCGGGAGAGTTCAACCAAATCCCAGGCACAGCTGAAACGCAGAGAACACGAAAAATCATCCGTACGCGCTAAAGTTGAGCATGTGTTCGCCGTGGTCAAGGGACTGTTCCGGTACCGGAAAACACGATACCGAGGTTTGAGAAAACAGACCGCCAAACTGAATATCCTGTTTGCGCTGGCAAATCTGATTCTGGCTGACAGACCCTGTCTGGCGGTCTGA
- a CDS encoding ABC transporter permease gives MNGANISDVSLLMASSLVLVSLLFSYFQKLRLEKETLISVIRAVIQLFAVGYVLQFIFGLRNPAVTTLIVLFMTFNAALNAAKRGKGIKNGILISFLSILVGAGATLSVLVLSGAVRYEANQIIPISGMIISNAMVAIGLCYRQLTGNFKSRRSEVEIKLSLGADLLPASMDILRDSIRTGMVPTIDSTKTLGIVSLPGMMSGLILAGTSPLMAIRYQIMVTFMLLSTTAISSFMACFLSYRTFFNERKQLL, from the coding sequence ATGAACGGTGCGAATATCAGCGACGTCTCTCTTCTGATGGCGTCTTCGTTAGTTCTCGTCTCCCTGCTGTTTTCCTATTTTCAGAAACTCAGGCTGGAAAAAGAGACCCTCATCAGCGTGATCCGGGCAGTCATCCAGCTCTTTGCGGTGGGATATGTCCTTCAGTTTATCTTCGGACTCCGCAACCCGGCCGTCACGACGCTGATTGTGCTCTTCATGACCTTCAACGCGGCCTTGAATGCGGCCAAGCGGGGAAAAGGGATCAAAAACGGGATTCTGATTTCTTTCCTTTCCATTTTGGTCGGCGCAGGCGCCACGCTTTCCGTCCTGGTCCTCTCCGGCGCAGTGCGGTACGAGGCGAACCAGATCATTCCGATCAGCGGCATGATCATCAGCAACGCCATGGTCGCCATCGGCCTGTGCTACCGGCAGCTCACCGGCAATTTCAAAAGCCGGAGGAGCGAAGTGGAAATCAAGCTTTCGCTGGGCGCGGACCTTCTTCCGGCTTCGATGGATATTCTCCGGGACTCGATCCGCACGGGGATGGTTCCCACCATCGACTCCACGAAGACGCTGGGAATCGTCTCCCTTCCCGGCATGATGTCTGGGCTGATCCTTGCCGGCACATCTCCTCTCATGGCGATCCGGTACCAGATCATGGTGACATTCATGCTGCTGTCTACGACGGCGATTTCCTCATTTATGGCCTGCTTTCTCTCTTACCGGACCTTCTTCAATGAGAGAAAGCAACTGCTATAG
- the arsM gene encoding arsenite methyltransferase: protein MSKNIREEIKEHYGDIAKKVSETAKSSCCGGGSCCGDISNDLYSVEYVAGLPEEAIRASLGCANPVALANLQKGETVLDLGSGGGIDVLISAKFVGETGKAYGLDMTDEMLELANRNKEKIGAKNVEFIKGYIENIPLPDESVDVVTSNCVINLTENKEVALREAYRVLKKGGRLAIADIVELKAVPDEIRKSVQMWVGCISGALSVAEYERILKKVGFTNVEITPVNIYTKEIIRSIAEEKELGEIYSHLNEDALDGAFAGAHVKAYK from the coding sequence ATGTCGAAGAACATTCGGGAAGAAATCAAGGAGCATTACGGCGATATTGCAAAAAAAGTGTCTGAAACCGCAAAAAGTTCCTGTTGCGGTGGCGGGTCTTGCTGCGGTGATATATCGAATGATCTGTATTCCGTAGAATATGTTGCCGGATTGCCGGAAGAAGCGATCCGGGCCTCGTTGGGCTGCGCGAATCCGGTTGCCCTTGCAAACCTGCAAAAGGGTGAAACGGTGCTGGATTTGGGCAGCGGCGGCGGGATAGACGTGCTGATTTCCGCAAAATTTGTGGGCGAAACAGGCAAAGCCTATGGATTGGATATGACCGACGAAATGCTGGAACTGGCGAATCGCAATAAGGAGAAGATCGGCGCGAAAAATGTTGAATTTATTAAAGGATACATTGAGAATATTCCACTGCCAGACGAATCTGTTGACGTTGTTACATCGAACTGTGTAATCAACCTGACTGAGAACAAGGAAGTCGCTCTGAGAGAGGCTTATCGGGTCTTGAAAAAGGGCGGAAGACTTGCGATTGCTGATATTGTTGAACTGAAAGCCGTTCCGGATGAGATTCGCAAAAGCGTCCAAATGTGGGTCGGCTGCATTTCCGGGGCATTGAGCGTCGCAGAATATGAACGAATTCTGAAAAAAGTCGGCTTTACAAACGTAGAAATTACGCCTGTCAATATCTATACAAAAGAAATCATCCGAAGTATTGCGGAAGAAAAGGAACTTGGTGAGATTTACTCCCACCTAAACGAAGATGCCTTGGACGGTGCTTTTGCGGGCGCACATGTAAAGGCATATAAATAG